Proteins encoded within one genomic window of Bacillus sp. F19:
- a CDS encoding TetR/AcrR family transcriptional regulator, producing MKQFERRVRSEKALLEAASALIKEVGCAKTTLSEIMERTGLSKGAIYHYIKSKDELFAKVLEARIHETNEKFFEKMGKRKEDMTDPIDVLSESFEAINHPKDVVNQILLYFIGRNEQKNAKEALREFDQWMFEFSKLWIVSGQKNGVISAEIDANQTAELFVLMSSGFRMRSVHSGSDYEFQTCQFTAMMKNLFRKDPVLLK from the coding sequence ATGAAGCAATTTGAAAGAAGAGTGCGTTCAGAGAAGGCATTGCTTGAAGCTGCATCTGCATTGATTAAAGAAGTGGGCTGCGCCAAAACCACCCTTTCAGAAATCATGGAGAGGACAGGCCTGTCAAAGGGAGCCATCTATCATTATATTAAAAGCAAAGATGAGCTATTCGCTAAAGTGCTTGAAGCGAGGATTCATGAAACAAATGAAAAATTCTTTGAAAAAATGGGGAAGAGAAAAGAGGATATGACGGACCCTATCGATGTTTTATCGGAGAGTTTCGAAGCAATTAATCATCCAAAAGATGTAGTGAATCAAATCCTGTTATACTTTATCGGCAGGAATGAACAAAAAAATGCAAAGGAAGCTCTCCGTGAATTTGATCAATGGATGTTTGAGTTTTCAAAGCTCTGGATTGTATCCGGTCAAAAAAATGGAGTGATCAGCGCGGAGATTGATGCAAATCAGACTGCTGAACTGTTTGTCCTGATGTCTTCAGGGTTTAGAATGAGAAGCGTCCACAGCGGATCAGATTATGAGTTTCAAACCTGTCAGTTTACAGCTATGATGAAGAATTTGTTCAGGAAAGACCCTGTTCTTTTGAAATAG
- a CDS encoding two-component sensor histidine kinase encodes MGMKDVLLNFLLVFSPLLIIQLLYMRKETNKKMNKWLFALLPALAIILSMLYPFMIEDDFFFDFRRIPYVMGLLYGGYPLGFFLFAVTAVTRLLLGGFGTYPTIVMAGILVLFVPMLSSYYLKSRLRKKLILVVAIVLASLLFSILHIEMIYGSFFHLESYIELFILHIFAAFIGTILFETIVQNFNLLKRVIKAEKLEVVSHLAASISHEVRNPLTTTKGFLQLLREEDISQEKKEEYIEISLNELDRATNIIKDYLTFARPEAENNDPIEIHTELRNCINVMTPLAQMENVQFNENFSSDDILVLGDPLKLKQSLINILKNGIESYSAGGLIEVSTLKEDSYIKIVISDYGKGMTEDQVLRLGEPYFSTKSNGTGLGMMVSFSIIKAMNGHIYVTSQPGAGTSFTIFLPIYLKNER; translated from the coding sequence ATGGGAATGAAGGATGTATTACTGAATTTTTTACTCGTATTTTCCCCGCTGTTGATTATACAGCTGTTATATATGAGAAAAGAAACGAATAAAAAAATGAATAAATGGCTTTTTGCTTTATTGCCTGCACTTGCGATTATCTTAAGCATGCTTTATCCGTTTATGATTGAGGACGATTTTTTCTTTGACTTCAGACGGATACCTTATGTAATGGGACTTTTGTACGGAGGATATCCGCTTGGATTCTTTTTATTTGCTGTTACCGCTGTTACCCGCCTGCTTCTTGGAGGATTCGGCACCTATCCGACTATTGTGATGGCTGGCATTCTTGTTCTTTTCGTGCCGATGCTTTCATCCTATTATTTAAAAAGCAGACTCAGAAAGAAATTAATTCTTGTTGTAGCCATCGTGCTGGCATCTCTGCTTTTTTCAATCCTGCATATTGAAATGATTTATGGTTCTTTTTTTCATCTGGAATCTTATATTGAACTTTTTATCCTCCATATATTTGCAGCTTTCATAGGAACGATTCTTTTTGAAACGATTGTCCAAAACTTTAATTTGCTGAAAAGGGTGATTAAAGCAGAAAAACTTGAAGTAGTCAGTCACTTAGCAGCAAGCATATCTCATGAAGTCCGAAATCCTCTGACGACGACAAAGGGGTTCCTGCAGCTGCTTCGAGAAGAAGATATCAGTCAGGAAAAAAAGGAAGAATACATAGAAATTTCATTAAATGAGTTGGATCGAGCGACTAACATTATCAAAGATTATCTGACATTCGCAAGACCTGAAGCTGAAAATAATGATCCGATTGAGATCCATACTGAGCTTAGGAACTGCATCAACGTCATGACGCCTCTTGCACAAATGGAAAATGTGCAGTTTAATGAAAACTTCAGTTCTGATGACATTTTAGTTCTTGGAGATCCTTTAAAACTTAAGCAATCACTGATTAATATTCTCAAAAATGGTATAGAGTCTTATTCTGCAGGCGGTTTAATAGAAGTATCAACTTTAAAAGAAGACTCTTACATCAAAATCGTGATATCTGACTATGGTAAAGGAATGACAGAAGATCAGGTGCTTAGGCTTGGGGAGCCCTATTTCTCTACTAAATCAAACGGAACCGGTCTTGGGATGATGGTATCTTTCAGTATTATTAAAGCTATGAACGGACATATATATGTGACAAGCCAGCCTGGTGCCGGCACTTCATTTACAATTTTTCTGCCAATCTATTTGAAAAATGAGCGGTAG
- a CDS encoding DeoR/GlpR family DNA-binding transcription regulator, with amino-acid sequence MYQEERLISILDYLKENKRITADQICSIYDVSKDTARRDLVKLEEQKLIIRTRGGAILPSSHTEIKDYQNRLQMVSYEKELIGRKAASLIREGDRIILDASTTVQACAEFIDVKNAAIITNSINQADILSTKPGIHIHLLGGELQKEHRFLYGSQVVEKLSKYQVDKVFIGVVGISERGLSIAHEEDGMVKRKMISQANQVIALADHSKLGVTDFFLFAELHEIDLLITDKEPDKGFRDLLDKHNVELLVAEAKEEME; translated from the coding sequence TTGTACCAAGAAGAACGCTTAATCTCCATTCTTGACTATTTAAAAGAAAACAAGCGAATCACCGCTGATCAAATATGTTCAATTTATGATGTATCCAAAGATACTGCCAGGCGTGATCTCGTAAAGCTTGAAGAACAGAAATTGATTATCAGAACAAGAGGCGGCGCCATCTTGCCAAGCTCGCACACCGAAATCAAAGACTACCAAAACCGCCTGCAAATGGTGTCTTATGAAAAAGAATTAATCGGCAGAAAAGCTGCCAGTCTGATCCGGGAAGGAGACAGAATCATTTTAGACGCCTCCACTACTGTTCAGGCTTGTGCAGAATTTATAGATGTCAAAAATGCAGCGATTATTACGAATTCCATTAATCAGGCTGATATTTTATCAACAAAACCAGGCATTCATATTCATCTTCTCGGAGGAGAGCTTCAGAAGGAGCACCGTTTTTTATATGGATCCCAAGTGGTGGAAAAACTCTCAAAATATCAGGTTGATAAAGTATTTATCGGGGTTGTTGGCATATCTGAGAGAGGGCTGTCCATCGCTCATGAAGAAGATGGAATGGTTAAACGGAAAATGATCAGCCAGGCAAATCAAGTTATTGCACTTGCTGATCATTCAAAGCTCGGTGTTACTGATTTTTTCCTTTTTGCAGAACTTCACGAAATCGATTTGCTTATAACAGATAAAGAACCGGATAAAGGATTCAGAGACTTGCTTGATAAACATAATGTGGAATTGCTTGTGGCCGAGGCAAAGGAGGAAATGGAATGA
- a CDS encoding Cof-type HAD-IIB family hydrolase: MTKLIAIDLDGTLLNSDNKISAENLKAIKAAQKEGIEVVVATGRAHFDVVEIFKDTCVKTWIIAANGATIHNPEGVLFHSQPMDYETAAAVLQFLEQNHYYYEVFGRDAIYTPESGRELLNIEIDRVESANPDADRAQLLQAAAKQYSQTGFRFVESYKDILNQTGEIYNILAFSFHQEKLDAGWEKFKETENITLVTSAAHNFEIEHELASKGIALQKLSAHLGFELIDIAAIGDSMNDKSMLEIAGKSIAMGNARPEIKAICKDITLTNDQDGVELAIKRMMDAKQQV; encoded by the coding sequence ATGACCAAATTAATCGCAATAGATCTTGATGGAACGTTATTAAACAGTGACAATAAAATCAGCGCAGAAAATTTGAAAGCAATAAAAGCTGCTCAAAAAGAGGGCATAGAAGTGGTTGTCGCTACTGGCAGAGCACATTTTGATGTAGTAGAAATTTTTAAGGATACATGTGTAAAAACATGGATTATTGCTGCCAATGGAGCTACGATTCATAATCCAGAGGGGGTATTGTTTCATTCACAGCCTATGGATTATGAAACAGCAGCTGCAGTGCTTCAATTTTTGGAACAGAATCATTACTACTATGAGGTGTTCGGCCGCGATGCCATCTATACGCCTGAAAGCGGAAGAGAGCTATTAAATATCGAAATTGACCGGGTCGAAAGTGCAAATCCGGATGCGGACCGCGCTCAGCTTCTGCAGGCTGCTGCAAAACAATACAGCCAGACAGGCTTTAGGTTCGTTGAATCGTATAAGGACATTCTAAATCAAACTGGGGAGATCTATAATATTCTCGCTTTTTCTTTTCACCAGGAAAAGCTTGATGCAGGCTGGGAGAAATTTAAAGAAACAGAAAATATCACTTTGGTTACATCTGCCGCACACAACTTTGAAATTGAGCATGAGCTTGCATCTAAAGGGATTGCTCTTCAGAAACTGTCTGCCCATCTTGGGTTTGAATTGATAGACATTGCAGCCATCGGCGACAGCATGAATGACAAATCAATGCTTGAAATAGCGGGAAAAAGCATTGCAATGGGGAATGCCCGCCCAGAAATTAAAGCCATCTGCAAGGATATTACTCTTACAAATGATCAAGACGGGGTAGAGCTTGCGATAAAACGGATGATGGATGCGAAGCAGCAAGTGTGA
- a CDS encoding GNAT family N-acetyltransferase yields MQIKLIAKIEYDLAAEFLRTDMELNALIIEDLTQEHMMVYGGYLNTHLNAILMIYPEKIYYYSPVINLPLAEFALIIRETGIRKIVGKKELIEEFKCHFQMDLESDSFMLRYEGNTDFQASQDVKMITSLEECRKLYDLFMDVDEYKMIGPNEDFFANDHYQNIESGKLKVFYKAVGGTMVSTAGVFIESCHTAIIAGVATPPVHRRKGYASEVIRAICKEIANEEKAIYLFYNNPESGNLYKQLGFYEAAKWKVLGISEDS; encoded by the coding sequence ATGCAAATTAAGTTAATCGCTAAAATAGAATACGATCTGGCAGCAGAATTTTTGCGGACTGATATGGAATTGAATGCCTTAATTATAGAAGACTTGACACAAGAACATATGATGGTTTATGGAGGTTATTTGAATACGCATTTAAACGCCATTTTAATGATCTATCCTGAAAAAATTTATTACTACAGCCCCGTTATCAATCTCCCATTAGCAGAATTTGCATTAATCATACGGGAAACCGGCATCAGGAAAATTGTCGGGAAAAAAGAATTGATCGAAGAGTTTAAATGTCACTTTCAAATGGATCTTGAGAGTGATTCGTTCATGCTCAGATATGAAGGAAACACAGATTTTCAGGCAAGCCAGGATGTTAAAATGATTACTAGTCTTGAAGAATGCCGAAAACTATACGATTTGTTCATGGATGTCGATGAATATAAAATGATTGGCCCAAATGAAGACTTCTTTGCAAATGATCACTATCAAAACATAGAATCAGGCAAGTTGAAAGTATTCTACAAAGCAGTAGGAGGAACAATGGTTTCAACGGCCGGCGTGTTTATTGAAAGCTGCCATACTGCCATTATAGCCGGTGTAGCTACACCACCGGTTCATCGGAGGAAAGGATATGCTTCTGAAGTGATTCGTGCCATTTGCAAGGAGATTGCAAATGAAGAAAAGGCCATTTATTTGTTTTATAATAATCCAGAATCAGGAAATCTTTATAAACAGCTTGGATTTTATGAGGCAGCAAAATGGAAAGTCCTTGGAATTTCAGAAGACTCTTAA
- a CDS encoding peptide MFS transporter, producing MSSIDKDKIVQSVPQKGFFGHPKGLFTLFFTEFWERFSYYGMRAILLYYMYYSMKDGGLGLDQTTALSIMSIYGSLVYMSGIIGGWISDRLLGNTRTVFYGGVLIMLGHIILAFPGSIAAFFVSMFFIVIGTGLLKPNISNIVGDLYSKDDNRRDSGFSIFYMGINLGGLLAPIIVGTVGQKYNFHLGFGLAAIGMAIGLIVFLLTKKKNLGLAGNAVPNPLTPSERKSVFGRLAIGIAVIGILGAISISTGYLTIERFTFLISILGILIPTVYFIVMYRSPKSTDVERSRLLAYIPLFIAAMVFWAIQEQGATILGAYADTRTQLKFGDFEIPSSLFQSLNPLFVVFLAPVFAWLWIKLGNRQPSTSKKFAFGLFFAGLSFLIMIIPAYVNGTDSLANPIWLILSFFLVVLGELCLSPVGLSTTTKLAPAAFSAQTMSLWFLTSASAQAINAQIVKFYKPETEILYFGIIGGIAVLLGVLMLLLSPKIQSYMKGVR from the coding sequence ATGTCATCGATTGACAAAGACAAAATTGTACAAAGTGTACCGCAAAAAGGTTTTTTCGGTCATCCTAAAGGATTGTTCACGCTATTCTTCACAGAATTTTGGGAGCGTTTTTCTTATTATGGGATGAGAGCTATTCTTCTGTACTATATGTATTATTCCATGAAAGATGGCGGACTTGGTCTTGATCAGACTACTGCTCTTTCCATTATGTCCATCTATGGTTCCCTCGTTTATATGTCCGGAATCATCGGAGGCTGGATATCCGACAGATTGCTTGGAAATACACGAACTGTTTTTTATGGCGGAGTTCTTATTATGCTTGGTCATATTATTCTTGCTTTCCCTGGAAGCATTGCAGCATTTTTCGTGTCGATGTTCTTCATTGTAATCGGTACCGGGTTGCTTAAGCCGAATATTTCGAATATTGTGGGTGATCTATACAGCAAAGATGATAATCGCCGCGATTCGGGATTCAGCATTTTCTACATGGGAATCAACTTAGGCGGTCTGCTAGCCCCAATTATTGTTGGTACTGTAGGTCAAAAATACAATTTCCACTTAGGTTTTGGACTTGCTGCAATCGGTATGGCCATAGGATTAATCGTCTTCTTGCTGACAAAAAAGAAAAATCTTGGATTGGCTGGAAATGCAGTTCCAAACCCGCTTACTCCTTCTGAAAGAAAAAGTGTTTTCGGAAGATTGGCTATTGGTATAGCTGTTATCGGAATTTTAGGAGCTATTTCTATTTCAACCGGCTATCTGACGATAGAAAGATTTACTTTCTTAATCAGTATTTTGGGTATTTTAATTCCTACGGTTTACTTCATTGTGATGTACCGCAGTCCTAAGTCAACAGATGTTGAACGCTCTCGCCTTCTTGCTTATATTCCACTGTTCATCGCAGCAATGGTTTTCTGGGCGATACAGGAACAAGGAGCTACGATACTTGGAGCATACGCTGATACTCGAACTCAATTAAAATTTGGCGATTTTGAAATCCCATCATCATTGTTTCAATCGTTAAATCCATTATTCGTTGTCTTCTTGGCGCCGGTGTTTGCATGGCTCTGGATTAAACTCGGCAATCGTCAGCCATCTACATCGAAAAAATTTGCGTTCGGTTTGTTTTTTGCAGGTTTATCATTTTTGATTATGATTATTCCTGCTTACGTGAACGGAACAGATTCACTTGCTAACCCGATTTGGCTAATACTTAGCTTCTTCCTGGTTGTACTCGGAGAGCTTTGTCTGTCACCTGTTGGTTTATCTACAACGACAAAGCTTGCTCCAGCTGCATTCTCAGCACAGACTATGAGTCTATGGTTCCTGACAAGTGCATCTGCTCAAGCCATTAACGCTCAAATTGTAAAATTCTACAAACCCGAAACTGAAATTCTCTATTTTGGTATCATTGGCGGTATAGCGGTACTTTTAGGAGTTCTGATGCTTCTTCTTTCTCCTAAAATTCAAAGTTACATGAAAGGTGTCCGCTAA
- a CDS encoding IucA/IucC family siderophore biosynthesis protein — protein sequence MRVEQKWNADHWKKASRRLLAKMISEFLYEEMIQAEKKDGKHILSFDSGISYRFLAEERLMDSYWVDEHSIETNKHGSWTVTVNPIEFLLELQKEIKIKPFTAAYLIEEYKRTLLADTHIIANQQHRSTTDLTDLDYAELEGEMTGHPWITYNKGRIGFSYSDYLQYAPEQKQQTTLDWIAVSKEWGTFHHATKEAEYERLIESEIGESAIREFNEKLLNKGLQPQNFFFMPVHEWQWNHVIVPLFSEELFEQRIICLGRGEDQYLPQQSIRTFVNMDHKKKHHVKLPMSILNTLVYRGLPSERVVLAPEITAHIQGIRDNDSFLKDTCRVILPGEVASMNYHHPDYVKLEGAPYQFMEMLGVIWRESIYSFLDEGEQAITLAALLYEGEDGKSYTLELIEKSGLSVEEWTEQLFDVLLPPLLHYLYQYGTVFSPHGQNTVVILKDCKPHRLAVKDFVDDVNISDQPLPELNAISAELKNVLRSEAPEGLCQFIFTGLFVCHFRYLADILHRKAAFHETVFWNKLRESILSYQAQFPELKERFELFDLLRPTFKKLCLNRNRMIEYGYGDGDDRPHASEFGEVRNPLAIEERVTV from the coding sequence ATGAGGGTTGAACAAAAGTGGAATGCAGATCATTGGAAGAAAGCGAGCAGACGGCTGCTTGCTAAAATGATATCTGAGTTTTTATACGAAGAAATGATTCAGGCGGAAAAAAAGGATGGCAAACATATTCTGAGCTTTGACAGCGGAATATCCTACCGCTTTCTTGCTGAAGAAAGGCTGATGGACAGTTATTGGGTTGATGAGCATTCTATTGAAACAAATAAACATGGCTCATGGACAGTAACTGTGAACCCCATTGAGTTTTTATTGGAACTGCAAAAAGAAATTAAAATAAAACCTTTCACCGCTGCTTATTTAATAGAAGAATATAAACGCACGTTACTTGCTGATACCCATATAATCGCCAATCAGCAACACAGGTCAACAACAGACTTAACGGATCTGGACTATGCAGAGCTTGAAGGGGAGATGACAGGTCATCCCTGGATTACCTACAACAAAGGGCGAATTGGATTCTCCTATTCGGACTATTTGCAATATGCCCCAGAACAAAAGCAGCAGACAACGCTTGACTGGATTGCGGTCTCAAAGGAGTGGGGGACATTCCACCATGCAACCAAAGAAGCAGAGTATGAACGTTTAATAGAAAGTGAGATCGGGGAATCAGCAATAAGAGAATTTAATGAGAAACTACTAAATAAAGGATTGCAGCCTCAAAACTTTTTCTTTATGCCAGTCCACGAGTGGCAATGGAATCACGTCATTGTTCCGCTGTTTTCTGAAGAACTTTTTGAGCAGCGCATCATCTGCCTTGGCAGAGGAGAAGATCAATACCTGCCTCAGCAGTCTATCCGGACATTTGTCAATATGGATCATAAGAAGAAGCATCATGTAAAGCTGCCAATGAGTATTCTGAATACACTTGTCTATAGGGGACTGCCGTCTGAGCGTGTTGTGCTTGCGCCGGAAATAACAGCTCATATTCAAGGAATCCGGGATAATGATTCGTTTTTGAAAGATACATGCCGGGTCATTCTTCCTGGAGAAGTGGCGAGCATGAATTACCATCATCCTGATTACGTTAAACTAGAAGGAGCACCGTATCAATTTATGGAGATGCTTGGAGTCATTTGGCGCGAAAGCATATACTCATTCTTAGACGAAGGCGAACAGGCTATTACACTTGCCGCTCTTTTATATGAAGGGGAAGACGGGAAATCGTATACCCTGGAATTGATAGAAAAGTCCGGGCTCAGCGTAGAAGAATGGACGGAGCAGCTGTTTGATGTCCTCTTGCCGCCGCTGCTTCATTATCTTTATCAATACGGAACCGTATTTTCCCCCCATGGACAAAATACGGTTGTCATTTTAAAAGACTGCAAACCTCACAGACTGGCTGTTAAGGATTTTGTAGATGATGTAAATATCAGCGATCAGCCGCTTCCTGAGCTGAATGCCATTTCGGCTGAGCTTAAAAATGTGCTGAGAAGTGAAGCGCCTGAGGGATTGTGTCAATTTATTTTCACTGGATTATTTGTCTGCCATTTCAGGTATTTAGCCGATATCCTTCACAGAAAAGCAGCCTTTCATGAAACGGTATTTTGGAATAAGCTAAGGGAATCGATTCTCTCCTATCAAGCTCAATTTCCGGAGCTGAAAGAACGCTTTGAACTCTTTGACCTCTTGCGGCCAACGTTTAAAAAGCTTTGTCTCAACCGCAATCGGATGATTGAGTATGGGTATGGAGACGGAGATGACCGGCCGCATGCTTCAGAGTTTGGAGAAGTGAGAAACCCGTTAGCAATAGAAGAACGCGTTACTGTATAG